In Caldisphaera lagunensis DSM 15908, a single genomic region encodes these proteins:
- a CDS encoding carbon-nitrogen hydrolase family protein, with the protein MDNNELKIGLTQLVSSRKKEENISKIEKFVKIAKNLGADMVVFPEIFMIHFTSDDSLEKRASEAESLDGNFVKNILKLSKQYNISITVGMYESIKNNLKVYNTTITTNDNGELLNVYRKTHLYDAFNFKESDFYEPSNNKYEVFDFKGFKIGIMVCYEVRFPEIARSLTLKGAEVIIIPSAWVKGYNKEEHWITLIKARALENTVYVATSNQIGNIYTGITSFVDPLGVILHRMNEDEGIIIGEVKKERLKEVRNILPVINQRRPNLYEL; encoded by the coding sequence ATGGATAATAACGAATTAAAAATAGGTTTAACCCAGCTTGTCTCTAGTAGGAAAAAAGAAGAAAACATATCAAAAATAGAAAAATTTGTAAAAATTGCAAAAAATCTTGGAGCTGATATGGTAGTTTTTCCAGAAATATTTATGATACATTTTACCTCTGATGATAGTTTAGAAAAAAGAGCAAGTGAAGCTGAAAGTTTAGATGGAAATTTTGTAAAAAATATATTAAAATTATCAAAACAATATAACATAAGTATAACAGTTGGTATGTATGAATCTATTAAAAATAACTTAAAGGTATATAATACAACTATAACAACAAATGATAATGGAGAATTGTTAAATGTTTATAGGAAAACTCATTTATATGATGCATTTAATTTCAAAGAATCGGACTTCTATGAACCATCAAACAACAAATATGAGGTGTTTGATTTCAAAGGCTTTAAAATAGGTATTATGGTATGCTATGAGGTTAGATTTCCTGAAATAGCTAGATCTTTAACCTTAAAAGGAGCAGAAGTAATTATAATTCCAAGTGCATGGGTTAAAGGATATAATAAAGAAGAGCATTGGATCACTTTAATTAAAGCAAGAGCATTGGAAAACACAGTTTATGTTGCTACATCTAATCAAATAGGCAATATCTATACTGGTATAACAAGCTTTGTAGATCCTCTTGGAGTAATTTTGCATAGGATGAATGAAGATGAAGGAATTATAATAGGAGAAGTCAAAAAAGAGAGATTAAAAGAGGTAAGAAATATCTTACCAGTAATAAATCAAAGGAGACCAAATTTATATGAATTATAA
- a CDS encoding thermopsin family protease, whose protein sequence is MVKTSNFKLGMLLILFTLLSLILMIPFTHSMKITKYEGTKNNLSMKPIKIGFQSGLNESVGINDNGSMLVNNNVIDYSYSTNSLLGYFSFNGGDFYSGSPINYSGFSVQLNSNFNVTNSMTLWAQDVFGIQYQNGIYYVYILDNLWNSTYPSFSINQSLVTGNGNFSTYNQQTFYYSFAISNNNIITYETFAPFNLYAKMDINQSSNGYPQIYMYYDFQNSTYNSGWILYDVITILVKSNNPQFLTGIQSINSYAPYSPFVTQWVVGGESSGAQLSVYNWNASMSLYYEYEGKYYSVPDAISLQPSFFTAYATAENVNQYYGIQEYYNSNLGLVYQIQGENKQEFLWQPKAYYELNGNNLTVYLTPPNGEWLISITGNNYYNETFGDHSPISFILPYGEYNINATLFAGSQGIEILHSSFNVSGGTVYVSSPVNFYVDGFSHLSGNYEFTTPVNLTFPNLYYQRNNSRMVFKYLIVNNKIVNSNTIVLYTNANVTAVYQQQYFVSFPFELKGYVNNIYQTLNNNWYNEGDQIIIPSQIIYNGSYTRYVIYKQQTYIINSSLNIIPPYYTQYYVKVNQTIPAEINGVNLTLSSNWFNKSSVITIFHIYYFNSTVREIINSNISKIVLEGPISIGIYALYQYLDVIILPNGTISNWFNSNYVITLPSMIYNGSEERYVLNQTQQIVVNKAFNITPSYIKQFYIIIKLPNETESNWFNSNYVITLPSMIYNGSEERYVLNQTQQIVVNKAFNITPSYIKQFYDVIILPNGTISNWFNSNYVITLPSMIYNGSEERYVLNQTQQIVVNKAFNITPSYIKQFYIIIKLPNETESNWFNQGFIITLPSMIYNGSEERYVLNQSNEIIVLQPVEEVPIYTKQFLVTINGVSKWYNKGSTITLSESVPIYETITWVGNYTLPNNSNLTINGPIIENAKISTNDTFVGGVVIGVIIIGAIAIILTRRH, encoded by the coding sequence ATGGTTAAAACTTCTAATTTTAAGCTTGGAATGCTGTTAATTCTTTTTACTCTTTTATCATTAATCCTTATGATTCCATTCACGCATAGCATGAAAATAACAAAGTATGAAGGAACCAAAAACAATTTAAGCATGAAACCTATAAAAATTGGATTTCAATCGGGATTAAATGAAAGCGTAGGAATTAATGATAACGGTTCTATGCTAGTTAACAATAATGTAATTGATTATTCATATTCAACAAATTCTTTACTTGGCTATTTTTCTTTTAATGGTGGAGACTTTTATTCTGGTTCTCCAATTAACTATTCTGGTTTTTCTGTGCAGCTAAATTCAAATTTTAATGTAACTAATAGCATGACTTTATGGGCACAAGATGTTTTTGGTATTCAATATCAAAATGGTATTTATTATGTTTATATATTAGATAATCTATGGAATAGCACATATCCAAGCTTTAGCATCAATCAAAGCCTAGTAACTGGTAATGGTAACTTTTCAACCTATAATCAGCAAACTTTTTATTATAGCTTTGCCATTTCAAACAATAATATAATTACATATGAAACCTTTGCACCATTTAATCTTTATGCAAAAATGGATATCAATCAAAGCAGTAATGGCTATCCACAAATTTACATGTATTATGATTTTCAAAATTCAACTTATAATTCAGGCTGGATTTTATATGATGTAATTACAATTCTCGTTAAATCTAACAACCCTCAATTTCTAACGGGAATTCAATCAATAAATTCATACGCTCCTTACTCTCCTTTTGTAACCCAATGGGTTGTTGGGGGAGAAAGTAGTGGAGCACAATTAAGTGTTTACAATTGGAACGCTTCTATGTCACTTTACTATGAGTATGAAGGAAAATATTATAGCGTACCAGACGCAATTAGTTTACAGCCATCATTTTTCACAGCTTATGCAACAGCAGAAAATGTTAATCAATATTATGGAATCCAAGAATATTATAATAGCAATCTTGGATTAGTTTATCAAATACAAGGAGAAAATAAACAGGAATTTCTATGGCAACCAAAAGCATATTATGAATTAAATGGTAATAATTTAACTGTTTACCTAACTCCTCCTAACGGAGAATGGTTAATAAGTATAACTGGTAATAATTATTATAATGAAACCTTTGGAGATCATTCTCCAATCTCCTTTATTTTACCATATGGTGAATATAATATAAATGCAACTTTATTTGCAGGATCCCAAGGCATTGAAATATTACATAGCTCATTTAACGTAAGCGGTGGTACAGTTTATGTATCATCACCTGTTAATTTTTATGTTGATGGATTTTCACATCTAAGTGGTAACTATGAATTTACTACACCTGTTAATCTAACATTTCCGAATTTATATTATCAACGTAATAATAGTAGAATGGTATTCAAATATCTTATTGTTAATAATAAAATTGTCAACAGCAATACAATAGTTTTATATACAAACGCAAATGTTACAGCTGTATATCAACAACAATATTTTGTTAGTTTCCCATTTGAATTGAAAGGTTATGTTAACAATATATATCAAACATTAAACAACAACTGGTATAATGAAGGAGACCAAATAATAATACCTAGTCAAATAATTTATAATGGAAGTTATACTAGGTATGTTATTTATAAACAACAAACATATATAATAAATTCTTCTTTAAACATTATACCTCCTTATTACACTCAGTATTATGTTAAAGTTAATCAAACAATACCTGCAGAAATAAATGGGGTTAATTTAACATTATCGAGCAACTGGTTCAACAAATCATCTGTAATTACAATTTTCCATATATATTACTTTAATAGCACAGTTAGAGAAATAATAAATTCTAATATTAGTAAAATAGTTCTTGAGGGACCGATTTCTATAGGAATATATGCTTTATATCAATATTTAGATGTAATTATTTTGCCTAATGGAACGATTAGTAATTGGTTTAATTCAAACTATGTTATAACATTGCCTAGTATGATATATAATGGTAGTGAAGAAAGATATGTATTAAACCAAACACAACAGATAGTTGTTAATAAAGCATTTAACATTACTCCATCATACATAAAGCAGTTCTATATCATAATAAAATTACCAAATGAGACCGAAAGCAATTGGTTTAATTCAAACTATGTTATAACATTGCCTAGTATGATATATAATGGTAGTGAAGAAAGATATGTATTAAACCAAACACAACAGATAGTTGTTAATAAAGCATTTAACATTACTCCATCATACATAAAGCAGTTCTATGATGTAATTATTTTGCCTAATGGAACGATTAGTAATTGGTTTAATTCAAACTATGTTATAACATTGCCTAGTATGATATATAATGGTAGTGAAGAAAGATATGTATTAAACCAAACACAACAGATAGTTGTTAATAAAGCATTTAACATTACTCCATCATACATAAAGCAGTTCTATATCATAATAAAATTACCAAATGAGACCGAAAGCAATTGGTTTAATCAGGGCTTTATAATAACATTGCCTAGTATGATATATAATGGTAGTGAAGAAAGATATGTATTAAACCAAAGCAATGAAATTATTGTCCTACAACCTGTTGAAGAAGTTCCAATTTATACAAAACAATTCTTAGTTACAATTAATGGAGTTAGTAAATGGTATAATAAAGGCTCAACAATAACATTAAGTGAATCCGTTCCAATATATGAGACTATAACTTGGGTTGGAAATTATACTTTGCCGAACAATTCAAATCTAACAATAAATGGTCCCATAATTGAAAATGCAAAGATATCAACAAATGACACATTTGTAGGTGGTGTAGTAATAGGTGTTATAATAATAGGTGCTATAGCAATTATCTTGACTAGAAGGCATTAA
- a CDS encoding carotenoid biosynthesis protein, producing the protein MIKLKEIPWLILLIYPISMVMSLQKLPLIIIIITSILSSIFVLIALYLIISYEEIGLKNTIKFLIISYVVSYIFEFLGVRYGIPFGKYYYNPKGLGPLLFGVPLFIPFLWASLGFFSLAVSNWLLAVLGMVTLDIAFDPLLSYKAKLWVWITKGDYYGVPITNFIGWAIVSFIFYAIYKINKGKSPKKSVYSVSFYIEYLVSWIILDFIKGLWLAGLLGILMGFLFMYLSFFTGIDK; encoded by the coding sequence ATGATTAAGCTAAAGGAAATACCATGGCTCATTTTATTGATTTACCCTATATCAATGGTAATGAGCCTACAAAAATTGCCATTAATAATAATCATAATTACATCAATATTATCTTCAATATTCGTTTTAATAGCTTTATATCTAATTATATCATATGAAGAAATTGGCTTAAAGAATACCATTAAATTTTTAATCATTTCATACGTTGTTTCATATATTTTTGAATTTCTAGGAGTTCGCTATGGAATACCATTTGGAAAATATTATTATAATCCCAAGGGATTAGGGCCCCTATTATTTGGTGTTCCTTTATTTATACCATTTCTTTGGGCTTCGTTAGGTTTCTTCTCATTAGCAGTATCAAATTGGCTATTAGCTGTTTTAGGTATGGTTACTCTTGATATAGCGTTTGATCCTTTATTATCTTATAAAGCAAAGTTGTGGGTTTGGATAACTAAAGGAGATTATTATGGGGTACCTATAACAAATTTCATAGGATGGGCTATTGTTTCTTTTATATTTTATGCCATTTATAAAATCAACAAGGGAAAATCTCCTAAAAAGAGTGTTTATTCTGTATCATTTTATATAGAATACCTTGTTTCTTGGATTATCCTAGATTTTATTAAAGGCCTATGGCTGGCAGGCTTATTAGGAATTTTAATGGGATTTTTATTTATGTATTTATCATTTTTTACGGGTATAGATAAATAA
- a CDS encoding LysE family transporter yields MELYYLIILTITLSVSGAFSPGPLTFSAIIEGSKGSWFSGFKEAFGHLLFELPFVFLLALFLQQIKSLLNDIIIKYFLSFILISFIIYFSLIAIKDGYNRIKDNGSLINQNFSNNSKISNRPIITGFVLTASNPLFLSWWATVGLILILSATTLGFIYGLSIMYASHVWMDFFWLGTMGIIGKSGKKLLNNKQFGVFLILMAFIMFYFGIMASLQLINFK; encoded by the coding sequence TTGGAGCTTTATTACCTCATAATATTAACTATTACGTTAAGCGTAAGTGGTGCATTTTCTCCAGGACCTTTGACTTTTTCAGCAATAATTGAAGGGTCTAAGGGATCTTGGTTTAGCGGTTTTAAGGAGGCATTTGGCCATCTATTATTTGAGTTACCATTTGTATTTTTATTGGCTTTATTTTTGCAACAAATAAAAAGTTTATTAAATGATATCATTATAAAGTATTTTTTAAGCTTTATTTTAATATCTTTTATAATATATTTTTCTTTAATTGCTATAAAGGATGGTTACAATAGAATTAAAGATAACGGTTCCTTAATAAATCAAAATTTTTCAAATAATTCAAAAATTTCCAATAGACCGATAATAACAGGTTTTGTATTAACAGCATCAAATCCCCTATTTTTATCTTGGTGGGCAACTGTCGGATTAATCTTAATATTATCAGCTACAACATTAGGATTTATTTATGGATTATCAATAATGTATGCGAGCCATGTTTGGATGGACTTTTTTTGGCTTGGTACCATGGGTATAATAGGGAAATCCGGCAAAAAGTTATTAAATAATAAACAATTTGGCGTATTTTTAATTTTAATGGCATTCATTATGTTTTATTTTGGTATAATGGCCTCTCTACAATTAATAAATTTTAAATGA
- a CDS encoding DUF3834 domain-containing protein has protein sequence MEKIMVAPGPVSYPLILSEDKSNISLIFDKEGIADAVADSITSLIKRGLNVDFITVKELLTIHPDLRGPKIGVFRKGSAGEILLKALMDKQNIKGEIVYSDNMQDLLHMLNLGEINSAVISIAMVKPKETLESIVGAPGACGISINKNESIKTVKEAYELGISIAKKNPEESADKIVSRLPITVSKDFVYKIITRAEYFFKPAGNINSFVELVKKYI, from the coding sequence ATGGAAAAAATTATGGTTGCGCCTGGACCTGTGTCTTATCCCCTCATACTTTCTGAAGATAAATCAAACATATCATTAATATTTGATAAAGAAGGCATAGCAGATGCTGTTGCAGATTCTATTACATCATTAATAAAAAGAGGACTTAATGTTGATTTCATAACTGTAAAGGAATTGTTAACAATACATCCAGATCTGAGAGGTCCAAAAATAGGGGTATTCAGAAAGGGATCTGCTGGAGAGATACTTCTTAAAGCATTAATGGATAAACAAAATATAAAAGGGGAAATAGTATATTCAGATAACATGCAAGATCTTCTTCATATGTTAAATTTAGGAGAAATAAATAGCGCAGTTATAAGCATAGCAATGGTAAAACCTAAAGAAACACTTGAATCTATTGTTGGTGCTCCTGGAGCTTGTGGAATAAGCATTAATAAAAATGAATCCATAAAAACTGTGAAGGAAGCTTATGAACTAGGTATTTCTATAGCTAAGAAAAATCCTGAAGAATCTGCAGATAAGATTGTTTCAAGATTACCTATAACCGTTTCAAAAGACTTTGTATATAAAATAATTACAAGAGCTGAATATTTCTTTAAGCCAGCAGGAAATATTAATTCATTTGTGGAATTAGTTAAAAAATATATTTAG
- a CDS encoding acetyl-CoA C-acetyltransferase: MDEVYLVDFLRTAFSRSRPKEPDRDVFNTIRMDEALGMLIKEVVKRNNINPLDIGDVITGCALQVGENWLYGGRHPVFLAGLPVEVPAMGVDRQCASSMNAIAIGAMEIMTGNSKIALAGGMEHMTHVPMSDNPHIEINHKLLFRPDYAKYQLNIGYSMGLTAEKLAEINKISRDEMDEFSLRSHKLATEALKNGWFKGEILPIQVESKGKMITVDTDQSIRPDTTLEQLKKLPPAFKPDGVITAGNSSPLNAGASLTMLMNEKTMNEYGLKPMAKIVSIGWAAVDPSIMGEGPVPATKKALEKAKMKVEDIDYWEINEAFAVVVLNAVKKLGIDINRVNIHGGAIAIGHPLGATGARIVGTLARILKEKNARYGVATLCVGGGQGYSIIIENVS; this comes from the coding sequence ATGGATGAAGTCTATTTAGTTGATTTTTTGAGGACTGCCTTTTCAAGAAGCAGGCCAAAAGAGCCTGATAGGGATGTTTTTAACACAATTAGAATGGATGAAGCTTTAGGAATGCTAATAAAGGAGGTTGTTAAAAGAAATAACATAAATCCCCTAGATATTGGAGATGTAATAACAGGTTGTGCTTTGCAAGTAGGAGAAAACTGGTTATATGGAGGAAGACATCCAGTATTTTTAGCAGGTTTACCAGTAGAAGTTCCAGCTATGGGCGTTGATAGACAATGCGCATCTTCAATGAATGCAATTGCAATTGGTGCAATGGAAATAATGACAGGTAATTCTAAGATTGCATTAGCTGGTGGAATGGAACACATGACTCATGTTCCTATGTCAGATAACCCACATATAGAAATAAACCACAAATTACTTTTTAGACCTGATTATGCCAAATACCAATTAAACATTGGATATAGCATGGGATTGACAGCAGAAAAATTAGCTGAAATAAATAAAATATCAAGGGATGAAATGGATGAGTTCTCTTTAAGGAGCCATAAGCTTGCGACGGAAGCATTAAAAAATGGATGGTTTAAAGGAGAAATTTTGCCAATACAAGTTGAAAGTAAAGGTAAAATGATAACAGTAGATACAGATCAAAGCATTAGACCAGATACAACGCTTGAGCAACTCAAAAAGCTCCCTCCAGCTTTTAAACCTGATGGTGTAATAACAGCTGGTAATTCTTCACCATTAAATGCTGGCGCATCATTAACAATGCTTATGAATGAAAAAACAATGAATGAATATGGTCTAAAACCAATGGCTAAAATTGTCTCAATAGGATGGGCAGCAGTAGATCCAAGCATAATGGGTGAAGGACCTGTTCCTGCAACAAAGAAGGCACTTGAAAAAGCAAAGATGAAGGTTGAAGATATTGATTATTGGGAAATAAATGAGGCATTTGCTGTTGTAGTATTAAATGCTGTAAAGAAATTGGGTATTGATATTAATAGAGTAAATATACATGGGGGAGCAATAGCTATTGGACATCCATTGGGTGCAACTGGAGCTAGAATAGTTGGTACATTAGCAAGGATTCTAAAGGAGAAAAATGCGAGATATGGTGTTGCTACATTATGTGTTGGAGGAGGACAAGGATATTCAATAATCATTGAAAACGTTTCATAA
- a CDS encoding 3-hydroxyacyl-CoA dehydrogenase/enoyl-CoA hydratase family protein, with amino-acid sequence MEIKNVAVLGSGTMGQGIAEVFAIYGYNVKMEDISEEILNKALKKIKESLVKLEQKGQLFGKTSDEVMSRISTFTTIEEAVKDADLVIEAVPENLDLKKKVFSEVEKFVRKETIIASNTSNIRITDIAKDLKYRDRVAGLHFFNPPVLMKLVEVIKAEETSDEVIDVLVDLVKKIGKYPLKVMKDTPGFVVNRINAPESLLFCLYIDNKVATPEEIDAYFKSQGLPMGPYELMDYVGIDIVYDSLEYFAKTLNPCYGKCNTIKELYNNKMLGMKTGKGFYDWSKGRPLIDVKKATDKVSMMDVLALEINEAVKLIEEGVATPEDIENGVKYGMNRPYGPISVAKSFTSMEIKSKLEELANKFNCNVFEPAESIKNGLLRDAVEGRLKKKEEEGKRKEEGKKEGAAEIKEGKVISAQQYKTIKVEKYENKVAKIILNRPKYNLISGELLEELEKAIKYLWNDPEVNVVVITGEGNVLSAGADLNEFVGSSFQFLENSRKGERVFQLLSEIPKLTIAVMKGYALGGGFELSLACDLRVGTEDVQIGFPEVTLGLVPGWGGTQRLSRIIGLGKAMELIVTGQRISGKEAYSLGILNKIYKNPDEEVMELAKSIAQNSAPLAVAMVKRLLNKGSQVPIDVGLEMESFAMGVLFSTEDLKEGIISFLQKKKPEFKGR; translated from the coding sequence ATGGAAATAAAAAACGTAGCAGTTTTAGGATCAGGAACTATGGGACAAGGGATTGCTGAGGTTTTTGCTATATATGGATACAACGTTAAGATGGAAGATATATCTGAAGAAATATTAAATAAGGCATTAAAGAAAATAAAGGAATCCTTAGTTAAGCTAGAACAGAAGGGACAGCTTTTTGGCAAAACATCTGATGAAGTTATGTCTAGAATAAGCACCTTTACAACAATAGAAGAAGCTGTAAAAGATGCAGACTTAGTTATTGAAGCTGTACCTGAAAACCTTGATTTAAAAAAGAAAGTATTTTCAGAAGTAGAGAAATTTGTTAGAAAAGAAACTATTATCGCAAGCAATACATCAAACATAAGAATAACAGATATAGCAAAAGACTTAAAATATAGAGATAGGGTTGCTGGACTTCACTTCTTTAACCCACCAGTTTTGATGAAATTAGTTGAAGTGATTAAGGCAGAAGAAACTTCAGATGAAGTTATAGATGTACTTGTTGATTTAGTTAAGAAAATAGGGAAATATCCATTAAAGGTAATGAAAGATACCCCAGGATTTGTTGTTAACAGAATTAATGCTCCAGAAAGCTTACTATTCTGTTTATATATAGACAATAAGGTTGCAACACCAGAAGAAATAGATGCATATTTTAAATCTCAAGGACTTCCAATGGGACCATATGAACTAATGGATTACGTTGGTATAGACATTGTTTATGATTCTTTAGAATACTTTGCAAAGACTTTGAATCCTTGTTATGGCAAATGTAATACAATAAAAGAGCTCTATAATAACAAAATGCTAGGAATGAAAACTGGAAAAGGATTTTATGATTGGTCAAAGGGAAGACCTTTAATAGATGTTAAGAAAGCAACAGACAAAGTATCAATGATGGATGTACTAGCTTTGGAAATCAATGAGGCTGTAAAGCTAATAGAGGAAGGAGTTGCAACGCCTGAAGATATAGAAAATGGTGTAAAATATGGAATGAACAGGCCTTATGGACCTATATCTGTTGCAAAGAGCTTCACAAGTATGGAAATCAAATCAAAACTTGAAGAGCTTGCAAACAAATTTAATTGCAATGTTTTTGAACCAGCTGAATCAATTAAAAATGGTTTGCTAAGGGATGCTGTAGAAGGTAGATTAAAGAAAAAGGAAGAAGAGGGGAAAAGAAAAGAAGAGGGAAAAAAGGAAGGAGCAGCTGAAATAAAAGAAGGAAAAGTTATTTCAGCACAACAATACAAAACAATAAAAGTTGAGAAATATGAAAACAAGGTTGCTAAGATTATATTAAATAGACCTAAGTATAACTTAATAAGTGGAGAACTTTTAGAAGAATTAGAAAAGGCAATAAAATATCTTTGGAATGATCCTGAAGTAAATGTTGTTGTAATAACAGGAGAGGGAAATGTATTATCAGCAGGAGCTGATCTAAATGAATTCGTTGGAAGCAGTTTCCAATTCTTAGAAAATTCTAGAAAAGGTGAAAGAGTATTTCAATTGCTTTCAGAGATTCCAAAACTAACTATTGCCGTAATGAAGGGATATGCATTAGGAGGAGGATTTGAATTATCTTTAGCATGTGATTTAAGAGTTGGAACTGAAGATGTACAAATAGGATTTCCTGAAGTAACGTTAGGATTAGTTCCAGGATGGGGAGGTACACAAAGGCTTTCAAGAATTATTGGCCTAGGAAAAGCAATGGAGTTGATTGTGACAGGACAAAGAATTAGCGGTAAAGAGGCTTATTCATTAGGGATACTTAATAAAATATACAAGAATCCAGATGAAGAGGTTATGGAGTTAGCAAAATCTATTGCACAAAATTCAGCTCCATTAGCAGTTGCCATGGTCAAGAGACTTTTAAATAAAGGTTCCCAAGTCCCAATAGATGTTGGATTAGAAATGGAATCATTTGCTATGGGAGTTCTATTTTCTACAGAAGATCTAAAGGAAGGTATAATATCGTTCCTGCAAAAGAAAAAGCCTGAATTTAAAGGAAGGTGA
- a CDS encoding SDR family NAD(P)-dependent oxidoreductase — protein MRYALVTGGDRGIGKAIAIKLSSQNIFTIISYRKREEEAISTLNYIKSKNGKGDMIKADISNKEDVEKMANYIKEKYGGIDILINNAGVGFTSKFTDLSYDSFVKQIQTNLIGSFYVTRLLIDNMINKKWGRIIFMSSIAGIFGAEYLTAYSSAKAGLIGLAKSLAIELAKHNITVNVVAPGFVETKLGKSYFEWLDSIGYKESEKMYLSSIPSNRLATEEEVASLVSFLVSEDASGITGQVIGVDAGASLTPGSVFKKYS, from the coding sequence ATGAGATATGCTTTAGTTACTGGAGGAGATAGAGGTATTGGGAAAGCAATAGCAATAAAATTATCTTCTCAAAATATTTTTACAATTATAAGCTATAGGAAAAGGGAAGAAGAGGCAATATCTACTTTAAATTATATTAAATCAAAAAATGGAAAAGGGGATATGATAAAGGCTGATATATCAAATAAAGAAGATGTTGAAAAAATGGCTAATTACATAAAAGAAAAATATGGAGGTATTGATATTTTGATTAATAATGCAGGTGTTGGTTTTACTTCAAAGTTTACAGATTTAAGTTATGATTCATTTGTTAAACAAATACAAACAAATTTAATTGGTAGCTTCTATGTAACTAGGTTATTAATTGATAATATGATAAACAAAAAATGGGGTAGAATAATTTTTATGAGTAGTATTGCAGGAATTTTTGGTGCAGAGTATTTAACTGCTTATAGTTCAGCAAAGGCAGGATTAATTGGTTTAGCAAAGTCATTAGCTATTGAATTAGCTAAGCATAATATAACAGTAAATGTAGTTGCTCCTGGGTTCGTTGAAACAAAGCTAGGAAAAAGCTATTTTGAATGGCTTGATTCAATTGGCTATAAAGAATCTGAAAAGATGTATTTGTCATCAATACCTAGTAATAGATTAGCAACTGAAGAAGAGGTTGCATCTCTTGTTTCATTTTTAGTTAGTGAAGATGCTAGCGGTATAACTGGGCAAGTAATAGGTGTTGATGCTGGAGCATCCTTAACTCCTGGAAGTGTTTTTAAAAAGTATAGTTAA
- a CDS encoding class I SAM-dependent methyltransferase, with the protein MVSDPFDTYSLKYDEWYEKHKILYENELNAVFRVKTKGISLEIGVGSGRFAKPLNIDFGLDPSIELLKIARKRGIEVIKGVGEHLPFSNKKFDVIYLIVTICFVDDPIRTLKESNRVLKNNGSIIIGFVPKESKWGKYYESIKDTSPFYKYATFYSYKEIVNMINETDFKVVETISTLFQNVNQKEIYEEPINGYNSDAGFIIIKAMKL; encoded by the coding sequence ATGGTTTCAGATCCGTTTGATACGTATTCGCTAAAATATGATGAATGGTATGAGAAACATAAAATTTTATATGAAAATGAATTGAATGCTGTTTTTAGGGTGAAAACTAAAGGAATTTCATTAGAAATAGGTGTTGGAAGCGGTAGGTTTGCAAAACCATTAAATATTGATTTTGGATTAGATCCTTCAATAGAATTATTAAAAATTGCAAGGAAAAGAGGAATTGAAGTAATCAAAGGTGTTGGAGAACATTTACCCTTTTCAAACAAAAAATTTGATGTGATATATTTAATTGTTACAATTTGCTTTGTAGATGATCCAATAAGAACACTTAAGGAAAGCAATAGGGTATTAAAAAATAATGGTAGTATTATAATAGGATTTGTTCCCAAAGAAAGCAAATGGGGGAAATATTATGAATCAATAAAAGATACGAGCCCTTTTTATAAATATGCAACATTTTATTCTTATAAAGAAATAGTTAATATGATTAATGAAACAGATTTTAAAGTGGTTGAAACGATTTCTACTTTATTTCAAAATGTTAATCAAAAAGAAATTTATGAAGAACCGATAAATGGTTATAATAGTGATGCAGGGTTTATTATTATAAAGGCTATGAAATTATAA